One Kwoniella newhampshirensis strain CBS 13917 chromosome 13, whole genome shotgun sequence DNA window includes the following coding sequences:
- a CDS encoding 40S ribosomal protein uS8: MVRCSVLNDALNNIVNAERRGKRQVLIRPSSKVVVKVLSVMQKHGYIGEFEIIDDHRGGKIVIQLNGRLNKAGVISPRFNVPVDSIENWVNQLLPARSFGKIILTTSAGIMDHTEARNKHVGGKILAFVY, translated from the exons ATGGTCAGGTGTTCAGTTCTCAACGACGCTCTT AACAACATCGTCAACGCCGAGCGACGAGGAAAGCGACAGGTCTTGATCCGACCTAGCTCCAAGGTCGTCGTCAAGGTTCTCTCCGTCATGCAGAAGCACG GTTACATTGGCGAGTTCGAGATCATTGATGACCACCGAGGCGGCAAGATCgtcatccagctcaacgGTCGATTGAACAAGGCCGGTGTCATCTCCCCCAGGTTCAACGTCCCCGTCGACTCCATTGAGAACTGGGTCAACCAGCTTCTCCCCGCCCGATCTTTCGGTaagatcatcctcaccacctctgccGGTATCATGGACCACACCGAGGCCCGTAACAAGCAC GTTGGTGGAAAGATCCTTGCTTTCGTCTACTAG